Below is a genomic region from Gemmatimonadota bacterium.
CCGTCGGCCTGCCTCCCCGCGCGAACGACGAACGGCTGAGGGCTCAGGGGGGCGGGTTTGCCGAGCGTCCGGAGGGGGCTGCCCCGTGCGACGAACGCGGAGGGCTGAGGGGGGGTCGGGGGGCTGCGGCCACCGACCGTCCGGGGGCAGACGCCAGGAATTGTTCAGATGGGAAAAAGTACGGCAGGTCGGTGGCCGCAGCCCCCCGACCCCCCCCTCAGCCGCGCCCCAACCTCCGCGCGTATTCCCGCGCCCAATAAGACACGATGATGTCCGCCCCCGCCCGCCGGATCGAGAGGAGCGCCTCCTCCATCGCGCGCTCGTCCAGCCATCCCCGCTCGATCGCCGCCATGATCGCCGCGTACTCCCCTGAGACGTGGTAGGCCGCCACGGGCGCCCCTGTTTCTTCCTTCACCCGCCGGATCACGTCGAGGTACGCGAGCGCCGGCTTGACCATGACGATATCCGCGCCCTCCTCGAGATCGGCGAGGACCTCGCGGATCGCCTCGTCCGCGTTCGCGGGGTCCATCTGGTATCCCCGCCGGTCACCGAAGGCGGGTGCCGAGTCAGCGGCATCGCGGAAGGGCCCGTAAAACGCCGAGGCGTATTTGGCGGCGTAGCTCAGGATGGGCAACTCGACGAATCCGGCTCCGTCCAGCGCGGCACGGATGGCCCCGACCCGGCCGTCCATCATGTCCGAGGGCGCGACCATGTCGGCGCCCGCCTCGGCATGGCTCACGGCCGTACGGGCCAGGAGGTCGAGCGTCGGATCGTTCAGCACCGTCTCGCCGTCCAGAACGCCGCAGTGTCCGTGCGTCGTGTATTCGCAGAGGCAGACGTCGGTCACCACGAGAAGGTCCGGGAGCTTTCCTTTGAGATCCCGAACGGCGCGTTGGACGATTCCATCGGCCTTCCAGGCCCCGGTCCCCTGTTCGTCCTTATTTTCCGGAATTCCGAACAGGAGGACCCCTCCGAGCCCGAGCTCGAACGCTTCGCGCGCGTCTTTCACCGCCTCGTCCACCGACGTGCGCGCGACTCCCGGCATCGAGGGGATGAGGGTGCGCACCCCCCTTCCTCCTTCGACGAAGAGGGGAAGGAGCAGTTGGCCGGGAGAAAGGCGGGTCTCGCGGACGAGCGCGCGGAGGCGTTCGCTTCCCCTCAACCGGCGGCCGCGATAGGTCGGTAGCTCCGTCATCGGTGCTCCGGCTCGAGAAGCGAGGGCGCTCTCTTCGGGGGGGCGAAGAGGCGGGGACGAAAGATCGAGGCGCAGGATCCGCGCATCCTCTCGGGGATGATCATAATAGTGCTCGCGGACCCCCACCTGGCGGAACCCCCGCGAGCGGTAAAGGGCGATTGCCGGGTCGTTGGAGGCCCGCACCTCGAGGAAGACGGACCGGAGGGCGGAGTCCCGGGCGAATTCGAGGAGATGGTCCAGGAGGTCGCTCCCGACCCCCCTTCCTCGCACTTCGGGCACCACGGCCAGATTTACGATCTCTCCCTCGTCCGCAGCCCAACGGAGGATTCCGTGGCCGACGAATCTACCTTCCGGCTCCGGCAATTGAGCCACGAGAAAACGAACCCCCTCGCGGCGCACCAGCGCCCTCAACGAGGCGTAGTTCCAGGGGACCGAATACGCCGCCGCCTCTACCTCCACGACGGAGGGGAGGTCGCTTGGACGCGCATCTCGAATGCGGACCGCAAGGCGTTCCCGGTCCTGGATAAGCCGGGAGCCGATTGGCGCGGGCGCCGGTTCCGGTGGAGCCGGATCCTTCATCGGGACCGGGTGCGGCCGACCGTTGGGCGGCGCGCCCAGGATCCGCGGAGGTAGTCGGGTTCCCAGCGGCTGCCCGGCCGCTCAGGGGAATCGTCCGGAGAGAGGGCTTGTAGACGCAGTAGTCCCTCGGCGGTCGGGATTCCGGTCGGCGGGAGGAGGAGCCGGTGTCCCGATTCGAGGATCGTGGCCGCGTGCCGGAGCGCGCCGGAGCCCGCGAAGAGGACGCCTGCCGGAAGTCGCCCGGAGAGCACCTCGCCCACTGTCGCCGGGTGTGGGCGGACGAGGACCTCGAGCCTCTCGCCGCCGAGCTTGAAGCAGGCCCCGTAGACCCGGTCACCCCGGGCGTCGAACAGGATGTACCGGGGCCGACCTGGCGCACCCGCCCCCGGCTCCACGGCCAGGCCGGGGATCGGACCGGCGACACCCTCCGGGAGCGTCGAGCCGTCCGAGACCGCGGCCGCGGCGAGGGAAGACCGGGGCCAGAGGGGAATCCCGAGGGCGATCGCGAGACCTCTCGCGGTCGCCGCCGCGATGCGGACCCCGGTGAACGAGCCCGGTCCCTTCCCCACCACGATTCCCTCGAGGTCGCGCGGGCTCACTCCGGCCCGATCGAGAGTCGCGGAGATCCCCGGAAGAAGGCGCGCGGCATGATCACGCGCTTGGAGGAGGAATTCGCGGGCGAGGAGCTCCTCTCCTCGTGCCAGAGCGATCGAGCCGACGGGGGTCGAGACGTCGAAGGCGAGGAGGAGGGCGGGCGGGCTCACCGGCTCTCCTCGAGGCTTACGGGAAAGCCGGGAAGGTGGGGAGGATTTCCCAGGCGGTGGACCTGGACCATCCGGAGGTGGGATCCGGGCTCGGGCGGGGCGAGGTGGATGTCCCAGCGGTCCGCCGGAAGGTGATCGCCCGCCCGCTCGGGCCACTCCACGATGACGATTTCCGACTCCTGTCCGAGTTCTTCCCAACCCAACTCCCAGAGCTCGTCTGGCTCGCGGAGGCGATAGAGGTCGAGATGCACGACCTCGACCCCTTCACGCGCCGGGTATCGAAAAAGAAGGTTGAAGGTGGGCGACGGCACGGCCGCTTCCACGCCGGCCCCCTGCGCGATCGCGCGGGCGAGGACGGACTTTCCCGCCCCGAGCTGTCCCTTGAGGCCCAGGAAAACAGGGGTCCCGACGTCCCGGCCGACGCACTCTCCCCAGCGCACGAGGTTCCGCTCCGAGAGGATCATGGCGCGGGGTGGCTCCTCACAATTTTGTCCGGACCTCAAAGAGCTCGTCGCGAAGGAGCGCGGCTCTTTCGAAGTCGAGTTGCGCGGCGGCCTCCTCCATCTCCTTCTCCAAGACCTTCGCGAGCTCCTCCAGGTTCATCTCCTCCTGATAGGTGGCCAGCGCCTCGGCGACGCGAGGTGCCGGGGCGGTACGCGCGTCGGCCACCCGAGTGGAGAACTCTATCTCCTGCACGCTTTTCACGATGGTCTCGGGCGTGATCCCATGCTCCTCGTTGTGCGCCTCCTGGATCTCGCGACGCCGCTCGGTCTCATCGAGGCAGCGCCGCATGGAGTCCGTCATTTTATCCGCATAGAGGATCGCCCGCCCGCGAACGTTTCGCGCCGCCCGCCCGATCGTCTGGATGAGGGAGCGCGCGTCCCGCAGGAACCCCTCCTTGTCGGCGTCGAGAATCGCGACGAGGGAGACCTCGGGAAGATCCAGTCCTTCGCGCAGGAGATTGATCCCCACGAGGACGTCGAAGCGCCCGAGGCGGAGCCCACGGAGGATCTCCATCCTCTCGATCGTATCAATGTCCGAGTGCATGTATCGCACGCGCACCCCCACCCCTTGGAGGTACTCGGATAGATCCTCGGCCATTCGTTTCGTGAGAGTCGTCACCAAGACCCGCTCTCCCCTCTTTTCCCGCTCGCGAATCTCAGCGAGAAGATCGTCCACTTGCCCCTTCACCGGCCGAACCACGACCTCGGGGTCCACGAGGCCCGTGGGGCGGATGATCTGCTCGACGACGACCCCCTTCGAGAGCTGGAGCTCTCGATCCCCCGGCGTGGCGGAGACGAAGACCGCCTGGTGGATCATCCCTTCCCACTCGTCGTAGGTGAGGGGCCGGTTGTCCAATGCGGAGGGGAGGCGAAAGCCGTGCTCGATGAGCGTCTCTTTCCTCGAACGGTCGCCCCGATGCATCCCCTGGAGCTGGGGAAGGCTCTGGTGCGACTCGTCCACGATGACGAGGTAATCCTTCGGGAAGTAATCGAGGAGGCAAGACGGGCGCTCCCCGGCTTCCCTTCGGCTCGTGAATCGGGAATAGTTCTCGATCCCCGGACAGGTGCCGATTTCGAGCATCATCTCGACGTCGAAGCGGGTACGGGACTCGATGCGCTGGGCCTCGAGGAGCCTTCCCTCCCGCTGAAATTTCTTCACCTGCTCGTCCATCTCCCGCCGGATCAGGGGGACCGCGGCCTCGATCGTGCGCCGGTGGGTGACGTAGTGGGACGCCGGATAAATCGCGGTTCGTCCCAGCGTCGTGATGAGCTCGCCGGTGAGCGGGTCGAATCGCGTGATCCGTTCGACCTCATCTCCCCAAAACTCGACTCGAACTCCCTGTTCCTCATAGGCCGGGAAGACTTCCACCGTATCGCCCCTGACGCGGAAAGTCCCGCGCTCGAAGGCGATGTCGTTTCGGCGATACTGGATCGCGACCAGCGCACGGAGAAGCGCATTTCGGCCCACCGATTCCCCCGTGCGAAGCTCGAACATGAGGGAGCGGTAGTCGCTCGGATTTCCGAGCCCATAGATGCAGGAGACCGACGCAACGACCACGACATCCTCGCGCTCGAAGAGCGACGAGGTCGCGCGAAGGCGAAGGCGGTCGATGTCCTCGTTGATCGAGGAATCTTTCTCGATGTAGGTGTCGGTGGCCGGGAGGTAGGCCTCCGGCTGGTAATAGTCGTAGTAGGAGACGAAGTACTCGACCGCGTTTCTCGGAAGAAGTTGCTTCAGCTCCCCGTAAAGCTGGGCAGCGAGCGTCTTGTTGTGGGACATCACGAGGACTGGACGGCGGTGGCGCGCGACGACGTGCGCCATCGTGAGGGTCTTTCCCGTCCCCGTCGCTCCCAGAAGCGTCTGGAAGCGGTCCCCGCGCACCAGTCCCTCGAAGAGCTCCTCGATCGCCTTCGGCTGATCGCCCTTCGGCTCGAAGGGGGCCTCGATCTGAAATTCCGGCATCCGCGGTAGCCGCTACTCCAGATCCACGAGATCGGAGTCGCGGAACGACTCGCGGCGTTCCACGGAGAGAACGCCCTTCACCTGGCCGATCCCCTTCATGACCTTCTTCAGGTGATCGAGGTTGCGCACTTCGACCACGAACTCGCCGAGCATCCCGTCGTCCACGGCCCGGATATCCGCGTGCTGGATGTTCGTTCCGGTGTCCGCGATGGCGTGAGCGATGTCCGAGAGAAGGCCGCGCCGGTCGGAGCCACGCGTGTAGAGCTTCACCAGGAAGCGCTCGCCTTCCTCCGCGGTCCACTCGATTTCGACGCGCCGCTCCGGATCCTGGGACAGCCCGAGGACGTTCGGGCAGTCTTGCCGGTGGATCGAGACGCCTCGTCCCACCGTGATGTAGCCGATCACATCGTCGCCTGGTACGGGCTGGCAGCACTGCGAATACCGCACCATCAGGTTGTCCAGCCCCTGGATCTTCACCCCGGGCTGCGCCCTGCGGAGACGGTTCGCGAGCTTGCGGAGCGGCGATGGGGGAGGCGGAGACGCCCCGTCCGCCCCCGCCTCGGGGAAGAGCTCCTTGAGGACGCCCGAAGGACCGATGTCCCCCCGGCCGAGCGCCGCGAGGACATTTTCCCACTCTCCCAGATCGAGAGCGTGGGCCGCCCCGGCGAGGACCTCCTCCGCGGGAAGGGAGATCCTCCGCTTTCGCACTTCCCGATCCAGGAACTCCCGCCCGAGCTTCACCGACTGCTGGTGCTCCTCCTGGCGAATCCAATGGCGGATCCGGCCGCGCGCCCGCGGCGTTTTCGCGAAGGCGAGCCAGTCGCGCGACGGAGTCTGCTTCGGCGAGGTGAGGATCTCGACCGTGTCCCCGTTCCTCAGCTCCCTCGAGAGGGGCGCGATCCTCCCGTTCACTTTTGCTCCCGCGCACCGGAGCCCCACCTCCGTATGCACGGCGAAGGCGAAGTCGATCGGCGTCGCGCCCACGGGGAGCTGCTTCACCTCTCCCTTCGGAGTGAAGACGAAGATCTCTCCGAGGAAGAGATCCATCTTGAGAAATTCCATGAACTCCTCGGGCTCGGAGGCCTCTTGCTGCCACTCGAGCACCTGACGGAACCAGGAGAGGGCCTCGTCCACCTCGTCGGCCTTCCGCTCTTCCCCCTCCTTGTAGCGCCAATGCGCGGCGATTCCGTATTCCGCGGTCCGATGCATCTCTTCGCTTCGGATCTGGATCTCGTAGCGTCGCGCCCCCGGACCGAAGACGGTCGTGTGGAGGGAGCGGTACATGTTCGACTTGGGCGTCG
It encodes:
- the tsaE gene encoding tRNA (adenosine(37)-N6)-threonylcarbamoyltransferase complex ATPase subunit type 1 TsaE; this encodes MILSERNLVRWGECVGRDVGTPVFLGLKGQLGAGKSVLARAIAQGAGVEAAVPSPTFNLLFRYPAREGVEVVHLDLYRLREPDELWELGWEELGQESEIVIVEWPERAGDHLPADRWDIHLAPPEPGSHLRMVQVHRLGNPPHLPGFPVSLEESR
- a CDS encoding bifunctional (p)ppGpp synthetase/guanosine-3',5'-bis(diphosphate) 3'-pyrophosphohydrolase; this encodes MSPPAEAAPSASPTIRGIPRELARALEGYARRLDVDKIREAYELAEEAHRGQKRASGETFVSHAVEVATILAQFKLDTASIIAGLIHDVVEDTQYSLTDVEQRFGPEVTSIVDGVTKIGKVRFRSNTERQAENYRKLLLSMAEDARVIMIKLADRLHNMRTLEHLPRDKRQRVALETREIYAPLAHRLGMAQVKWELEDLAFKFLEPGEYEELRSLVQARRRERERQILEMQRPLKELLDQAGIPAEVTGRPKHLWSIHRKIERRGKPYEEIYDLMAMRVVTDTVQNCYAALGLIHSAWTPIQERFHDYIATPKSNMYRSLHTTVFGPGARRYEIQIRSEEMHRTAEYGIAAHWRYKEGEERKADEVDEALSWFRQVLEWQQEASEPEEFMEFLKMDLFLGEIFVFTPKGEVKQLPVGATPIDFAFAVHTEVGLRCAGAKVNGRIAPLSRELRNGDTVEILTSPKQTPSRDWLAFAKTPRARGRIRHWIRQEEHQQSVKLGREFLDREVRKRRISLPAEEVLAGAAHALDLGEWENVLAALGRGDIGPSGVLKELFPEAGADGASPPPPSPLRKLANRLRRAQPGVKIQGLDNLMVRYSQCCQPVPGDDVIGYITVGRGVSIHRQDCPNVLGLSQDPERRVEIEWTAEEGERFLVKLYTRGSDRRGLLSDIAHAIADTGTNIQHADIRAVDDGMLGEFVVEVRNLDHLKKVMKGIGQVKGVLSVERRESFRDSDLVDLE
- the hemB gene encoding porphobilinogen synthase translates to MKDPAPPEPAPAPIGSRLIQDRERLAVRIRDARPSDLPSVVEVEAAAYSVPWNYASLRALVRREGVRFLVAQLPEPEGRFVGHGILRWAADEGEIVNLAVVPEVRGRGVGSDLLDHLLEFARDSALRSVFLEVRASNDPAIALYRSRGFRQVGVREHYYDHPREDARILRLDLSSPPLRPPEESALASRAGAPMTELPTYRGRRLRGSERLRALVRETRLSPGQLLLPLFVEGGRGVRTLIPSMPGVARTSVDEAVKDAREAFELGLGGVLLFGIPENKDEQGTGAWKADGIVQRAVRDLKGKLPDLLVVTDVCLCEYTTHGHCGVLDGETVLNDPTLDLLARTAVSHAEAGADMVAPSDMMDGRVGAIRAALDGAGFVELPILSYAAKYASAFYGPFRDAADSAPAFGDRRGYQMDPANADEAIREVLADLEEGADIVMVKPALAYLDVIRRVKEETGAPVAAYHVSGEYAAIMAAIERGWLDERAMEEALLSIRRAGADIIVSYWAREYARRLGRG
- the tsaB gene encoding tRNA (adenosine(37)-N6)-threonylcarbamoyltransferase complex dimerization subunit type 1 TsaB, encoding MSPPALLLAFDVSTPVGSIALARGEELLAREFLLQARDHAARLLPGISATLDRAGVSPRDLEGIVVGKGPGSFTGVRIAAATARGLAIALGIPLWPRSSLAAAAVSDGSTLPEGVAGPIPGLAVEPGAGAPGRPRYILFDARGDRVYGACFKLGGERLEVLVRPHPATVGEVLSGRLPAGVLFAGSGALRHAATILESGHRLLLPPTGIPTAEGLLRLQALSPDDSPERPGSRWEPDYLRGSWARRPTVGRTRSR
- the uvrB gene encoding excinuclease ABC subunit UvrB, encoding MPEFQIEAPFEPKGDQPKAIEELFEGLVRGDRFQTLLGATGTGKTLTMAHVVARHRRPVLVMSHNKTLAAQLYGELKQLLPRNAVEYFVSYYDYYQPEAYLPATDTYIEKDSSINEDIDRLRLRATSSLFEREDVVVVASVSCIYGLGNPSDYRSLMFELRTGESVGRNALLRALVAIQYRRNDIAFERGTFRVRGDTVEVFPAYEEQGVRVEFWGDEVERITRFDPLTGELITTLGRTAIYPASHYVTHRRTIEAAVPLIRREMDEQVKKFQREGRLLEAQRIESRTRFDVEMMLEIGTCPGIENYSRFTSRREAGERPSCLLDYFPKDYLVIVDESHQSLPQLQGMHRGDRSRKETLIEHGFRLPSALDNRPLTYDEWEGMIHQAVFVSATPGDRELQLSKGVVVEQIIRPTGLVDPEVVVRPVKGQVDDLLAEIREREKRGERVLVTTLTKRMAEDLSEYLQGVGVRVRYMHSDIDTIERMEILRGLRLGRFDVLVGINLLREGLDLPEVSLVAILDADKEGFLRDARSLIQTIGRAARNVRGRAILYADKMTDSMRRCLDETERRREIQEAHNEEHGITPETIVKSVQEIEFSTRVADARTAPAPRVAEALATYQEEMNLEELAKVLEKEMEEAAAQLDFERAALLRDELFEVRTKL